A single window of Paenibacillus sp. SYP-B4298 DNA harbors:
- a CDS encoding ArsR/SmtB family transcription factor: MRKLYHPDRDTIQLTAIFAALSDPLRLQLVQDVASAGEQACGAFQYPIAKSTMTHHVRALREAGVLRVRIQGTQHFLSLRRADLEDRFPGLLELVLASDREPLLRHTAAASGEVELQADEAEGEMAKAEQRR; this comes from the coding sequence ATGAGAAAGCTGTATCATCCTGATCGGGATACTATTCAGCTAACAGCAATCTTTGCCGCTCTGAGCGACCCGCTTCGGCTGCAGCTTGTCCAGGATGTGGCCAGCGCCGGGGAGCAGGCGTGTGGCGCCTTCCAGTATCCGATCGCCAAGTCCACCATGACGCATCATGTCCGCGCGCTGCGCGAGGCGGGGGTGTTGAGGGTGCGTATCCAAGGTACACAGCATTTTCTGTCCTTGCGCAGGGCCGATCTGGAGGATCGCTTCCCCGGGCTGCTGGAGCTGGTGCTGGCATCGGATCGGGAGCCGCTGCTACGGCATACGGCAGCAGCTAGCGGGGAAGTGGAGCTGCAGGCGGATGAGGCGGAGGGCGAGATGGCTAAAGCTGAACAACGACGTTAA
- a CDS encoding oxidoreductase, which translates to MTTFTAFVVDNQHGEFQRGVVKQTLEQLLEGEVTIQVAYSSVNYKDGLAAVPDSKIVKAYPFIPGIDLAGIVEASSDARFKPGDQVLVTGYGLGVSHPGGFSQYARVPADWIVPLPHGMTLRQAMQYGTAGFTAALAVDRLQHLGVQPQNGPVLVTGATGGVGSLAVAMLAAHGYEVAASTGKSDEHHYLRALGAVHVLDRAAVAPSSPATLGKQRWAGAVDTVGGSTLAHVISTVRYGGAVAACGLAGSSELPLTVYPFILRGVSLLGIDSVACAMETRLAIWSRLAADRKLGAALDEVTEEIALDQLPERLDAILQGRLRGRTIVKL; encoded by the coding sequence ATGACAACCTTTACAGCTTTTGTAGTGGACAACCAACATGGGGAATTCCAACGCGGGGTCGTGAAGCAAACCTTGGAGCAGCTCCTTGAGGGCGAGGTCACGATACAGGTGGCCTATTCCAGCGTCAATTACAAGGATGGCCTGGCTGCCGTTCCCGACAGCAAGATTGTGAAGGCTTACCCGTTTATCCCAGGGATAGACCTTGCCGGTATCGTCGAGGCCTCAAGCGATGCGCGCTTCAAGCCTGGTGATCAGGTGCTAGTTACAGGCTATGGGCTGGGCGTGTCGCATCCAGGCGGCTTCAGTCAGTATGCCAGGGTTCCGGCCGACTGGATCGTCCCGCTGCCGCATGGCATGACCTTGCGACAGGCGATGCAATACGGCACTGCCGGCTTTACCGCGGCGCTCGCCGTAGATCGACTGCAGCATCTTGGCGTGCAGCCGCAGAATGGGCCTGTGCTCGTAACCGGCGCTACCGGGGGCGTTGGCAGCCTGGCTGTCGCGATGCTTGCTGCGCACGGCTATGAAGTGGCAGCCAGCACCGGCAAGTCGGACGAGCACCATTACCTGCGGGCGCTTGGAGCTGTCCATGTGCTGGACAGAGCAGCGGTTGCGCCGTCATCGCCCGCCACGCTCGGCAAGCAGCGCTGGGCTGGGGCTGTCGATACAGTGGGCGGCTCGACACTGGCGCATGTCATCAGCACCGTGCGCTATGGCGGAGCGGTGGCCGCTTGCGGGCTTGCCGGGAGCAGCGAGCTGCCGTTGACGGTGTATCCCTTCATCCTGCGAGGCGTCAGCCTGCTCGGTATCGATTCTGTAGCTTGCGCGATGGAGACACGGCTCGCTATCTGGAGCCGACTGGCTGCGGATCGAAAGCTTGGGGCGGCGCTAGACGAGGTAACAGAGGAAATCGCGCTTGACCAGCTCCCCGAGCGACTGGATGCGATCCTTCAGGGACGGTTGCGTGGACGGACAATTGTGAAGCTATAA
- a CDS encoding ABC transporter substrate-binding protein, with protein sequence MTKMGRLTLGMTLLLMLSTAMTACGSGTNEPGEAVPTKTEQTEQQAQGELEEPATRIVQDEFGEVTIPVHPQRIAGIYLEDYLLALGVKPIVQWYHPYWGTQEYLNLDAPLFDISGSLEALLQQAPDLILVDGAVDKEKYELYSKIAPTYRLKEEALSSTRNTITTIADVLGIPEKAEHVLNSYEHKVNEGKQKLQQAVGHETVAVVRINIDDKSLALFGVHNNYTGVIYSEFGLKPVQMVADMTDYQMMLSEEAIPDLNADHLILFPSNGDWSTVDSQQAFEVLDNPLWRSVPAVQKGNVYRFERSHWQSGQITANSMKLDDLLQAMVK encoded by the coding sequence ATGACGAAAATGGGGCGATTGACATTAGGAATGACTCTGTTGCTCATGCTGTCAACAGCAATGACGGCCTGTGGGTCGGGTACGAATGAGCCTGGGGAGGCTGTACCGACAAAGACAGAGCAGACCGAGCAGCAGGCACAAGGGGAATTGGAGGAGCCGGCAACCCGCATTGTGCAGGATGAATTCGGGGAGGTGACCATTCCGGTACATCCTCAGCGTATCGCAGGCATCTATCTGGAGGATTACTTGCTCGCGTTGGGGGTGAAGCCAATAGTACAGTGGTATCATCCGTACTGGGGAACTCAGGAGTATCTGAATCTCGATGCGCCGCTGTTTGATATTTCCGGGAGTCTAGAGGCCTTGCTGCAGCAGGCCCCGGATTTGATTCTAGTCGATGGTGCCGTGGATAAGGAGAAGTATGAGCTGTATTCCAAGATTGCGCCTACCTATCGCCTCAAGGAAGAGGCGCTGAGTAGTACGAGGAATACCATAACGACGATTGCCGATGTGCTCGGTATTCCGGAGAAGGCGGAACACGTGCTGAACTCCTATGAGCACAAGGTTAATGAGGGAAAGCAGAAGCTGCAACAGGCTGTGGGCCATGAGACTGTCGCCGTCGTTCGTATCAACATAGACGACAAGTCGCTAGCATTGTTTGGAGTTCATAACAACTATACCGGGGTCATCTACAGTGAATTCGGGCTGAAGCCTGTACAGATGGTGGCCGATATGACGGATTATCAGATGATGCTGTCCGAGGAGGCAATCCCTGATCTGAATGCCGATCATCTGATTCTGTTCCCCTCTAACGGCGATTGGAGCACTGTAGACAGCCAGCAGGCCTTTGAGGTGCTCGACAATCCGTTGTGGAGATCGGTGCCAGCGGTGCAAAAGGGCAATGTGTACCGGTTTGAGCGCTCGCATTGGCAGAGCGGGCAGATTACGGCCAACTCCATGAAGCTGGATGACCTGCTGCAGGCAATGGTGAAATAG
- a CDS encoding AraC family transcriptional regulator — MSGVDRMPLAYSLTDITRIQQPAQEIGPAVSYAQHTLFIAAEGWGSLAADELRWQLTQGRGFYLEPGAVHKLEAGEEGLSYYRIRFEVMGKSAKQSRLPAGAVLLQPGPISCHPYSQCMLLLETICGHVDVGGQLEAFHNHIRFQELLLFLFQQNARQQEGRVEHEAVERTIRYIADHYNEPLTVDQLAGRAGVSRWRYSQLFKELTGHIPLEYINAIRLEHAQHLLILTEDRLCDIAQAVGYSNEYYFNRRFKQAMGISPGQYRRRQHTYSRIFAPFLEDYLVALGIMPIAQMYHAQWGRQDYLGLRQVPQIDIATMESKKLKRLQPDFIVLDAGCQRWQLERYKEVAPVFKLPYLGEDWRATLRMIAAIFGRQAQAQNVIERYERKAEEARKLLAERAPGISVACLRISACVVCLYGGQSLGYTGTVLHTDLGLRIPESVQRLTEGKRMVELDERQLTEIDADYLFVTFDKLEGEGRELLSSPVWRAVPAVREGRVREVDFLAWMSYGVLAHHQKIRDVVETLC; from the coding sequence ATGAGTGGGGTGGATCGCATGCCGCTAGCCTATTCGCTGACGGATATTACACGGATTCAACAGCCAGCACAGGAAATCGGCCCGGCCGTATCCTATGCACAGCATACCTTGTTCATTGCTGCAGAGGGCTGGGGCAGTCTAGCGGCCGATGAATTGCGCTGGCAGTTGACCCAGGGCCGGGGATTTTATCTGGAGCCTGGAGCGGTGCATAAGCTGGAGGCCGGAGAAGAAGGGCTGAGCTATTACAGGATTCGCTTCGAGGTGATGGGAAAAAGCGCGAAGCAGTCGCGCCTGCCCGCCGGAGCTGTCCTGCTGCAGCCAGGTCCCATCTCATGTCATCCCTACTCGCAATGCATGCTGCTGCTGGAGACGATCTGCGGTCATGTGGATGTTGGTGGACAACTGGAGGCTTTTCATAATCATATTCGCTTTCAGGAGCTGCTGTTGTTCCTTTTTCAACAAAATGCAAGGCAGCAAGAGGGACGTGTTGAGCATGAGGCAGTGGAGAGGACGATACGCTATATAGCAGATCATTACAACGAGCCACTCACTGTGGATCAGCTTGCGGGAAGAGCTGGCGTAAGCAGATGGCGCTATTCCCAGTTGTTCAAGGAGCTGACAGGGCATATTCCGCTCGAATATATTAATGCAATCCGTCTTGAGCATGCACAGCATCTGCTCATTCTCACCGAGGACAGGCTATGCGACATTGCTCAGGCTGTCGGCTATAGCAACGAGTATTACTTTAACCGACGCTTTAAGCAGGCGATGGGGATTTCACCAGGCCAATACAGGCGCAGGCAGCATACATATTCGCGCATTTTTGCGCCTTTTCTAGAGGACTACCTGGTGGCGCTGGGGATTATGCCGATCGCGCAGATGTACCATGCGCAGTGGGGGCGGCAGGATTATCTTGGCCTGAGACAGGTGCCGCAGATCGATATTGCCACGATGGAGTCGAAGAAGCTGAAGCGGCTGCAGCCGGACTTCATCGTGCTCGATGCCGGCTGTCAGCGTTGGCAACTGGAGCGCTACAAGGAGGTAGCTCCCGTGTTCAAGCTGCCATACCTCGGTGAGGATTGGCGCGCGACGCTGCGCATGATCGCAGCCATCTTCGGTAGACAAGCCCAGGCGCAAAACGTTATTGAGCGGTATGAACGCAAGGCGGAAGAGGCCCGTAAGCTGTTAGCGGAGCGTGCCCCGGGCATAAGCGTTGCCTGCTTGCGTATCTCTGCCTGCGTTGTCTGCCTGTATGGGGGGCAGAGTCTTGGCTATACCGGAACCGTATTGCACACTGACCTCGGCTTGCGTATTCCCGAGAGTGTACAGCGCCTGACCGAGGGGAAGCGAATGGTCGAGTTGGATGAGCGGCAGTTGACCGAGATCGATGCGGACTATTTATTTGTCACCTTTGATAAGCTGGAGGGGGAGGGACGGGAGCTGCTGTCCAGTCCGGTCTGGAGAGCAGTGCCGGCTGTCCGCGAAGGAAGGGTCAGGGAGGTGGATTTTCTCGCTTGGATGAGCTATGGTGTGCTGGCTCATCATCAGAAGATTAGAGATGTTGTGGAAACGCTCTGTTAG
- a CDS encoding class II aldolase/adducin family protein: MRFDLLHPSDQILMMMQRIYSYGMTTTSGGNLSVLDENGDMWITPAGIDKGELTRQDMVCVKADGTIVGKHKPSSEHPFHMLVYRKRPDLRAVVHAHPPALVAFSIVRQIPNVHLLPNDHRICGMVGMAEYGLPGSMELGEKIAAVFAEGIDTVMLENHGVVVGGADLFQAFQRFETLEYCARLEIKARRIGTPVSLQPAELVEKREELQEEFVPGTCTSEEREARREMCKLIHRSYDQRLFTSTQGTFSQRLSDGSFIITPFDRDRKYLEPADLVRIQNGKKEQGKTPSRSVRFHQYIYDTQPHVNSVIIAHPPNIMAFAVTNEEFDSRTIPESYILLRNIPKLPHGDLYTAPALAAKLFRMDTPIVIAENDCVIVTGQTLLNTFDRLEVAEYSAKAIISARALGEIIHMEPARIEEIEEAFHLK, encoded by the coding sequence ATGAGATTCGATCTGTTACACCCGTCCGACCAGATATTGATGATGATGCAGCGCATATACAGCTATGGCATGACGACAACCTCAGGCGGCAACCTGTCGGTGCTGGACGAGAATGGCGATATGTGGATTACGCCTGCCGGCATCGATAAGGGAGAGCTGACACGTCAGGACATGGTCTGCGTCAAGGCAGACGGCACGATCGTCGGCAAGCATAAGCCCTCCAGCGAGCATCCCTTCCATATGCTGGTGTACCGCAAGCGACCGGATCTGCGGGCTGTTGTGCACGCGCATCCTCCAGCGCTGGTGGCCTTCAGCATCGTCAGGCAGATTCCCAATGTGCATCTGCTGCCGAATGATCACCGCATCTGCGGCATGGTCGGGATGGCGGAATATGGTCTGCCGGGCAGCATGGAGCTGGGCGAGAAGATCGCTGCTGTATTCGCGGAGGGAATCGACACGGTTATGCTGGAGAATCATGGCGTTGTGGTAGGTGGAGCCGATCTGTTCCAGGCGTTTCAGCGCTTCGAGACGCTTGAATACTGCGCTCGCCTGGAAATTAAGGCACGCCGCATCGGTACCCCTGTCTCGCTGCAGCCTGCAGAGCTGGTGGAGAAGCGGGAGGAGCTGCAGGAGGAGTTCGTCCCCGGTACCTGCACGAGCGAGGAGCGGGAGGCGCGGCGCGAGATGTGCAAGCTGATTCATCGTTCCTATGACCAGCGGCTGTTCACCAGCACGCAGGGCACCTTCTCGCAGCGGCTTAGCGATGGCTCCTTCATCATTACACCATTCGATAGGGACCGCAAATATTTGGAGCCGGCCGACCTGGTGCGCATTCAGAATGGCAAGAAGGAGCAGGGCAAGACGCCAAGCCGCTCGGTGAGGTTTCACCAGTATATCTATGACACCCAGCCGCATGTCAATTCGGTCATTATCGCGCATCCGCCGAACATTATGGCATTTGCGGTGACGAACGAGGAGTTCGATTCGCGTACTATCCCGGAGAGCTACATCCTGCTCCGCAATATTCCGAAGCTGCCGCATGGCGATCTCTACACGGCGCCAGCTTTGGCGGCGAAGCTGTTCCGCATGGATACGCCGATCGTTATCGCCGAGAATGACTGTGTCATTGTTACAGGACAGACGCTCCTGAACACATTCGACCGCCTGGAGGTGGCAGAATATAGTGCGAAGGCCATCATCTCGGCACGGGCGCTCGGAGAGATTATTCATATGGAGCCAGCACGTATCGAGGAGATCGAAGAGGCTTTTCATTTGAAGTAG